The Aggregicoccus sp. 17bor-14 genome contains the following window.
GTGGCCGCGCGCGCCACGTGGGGGGCCGGTGCCCGGCGCTCAGCCCTGGCGGTACTGGCCCGGCGTGGTGCCGGTCCAGCGGCGGAAGGCCCGCAGGAAGGTGCTCTTCTCCGAGTAGCCGAGCAGCCACGCCACCTCGTCCAGCGCGCGCTCGGACTCCTTCACGTACAGCCGCGCCTGCTCCTCGCGCACCGCGTCCACGAGCGCCTGGAAGGAGGTGCCCTCGTCGGCGAGGCGGCGCTGCAGCGTGCGCGGGCTCATGCGCAGCGCGCGCGCCACCTCCGCCACGCCGGGCAGGCGCTGGCCCAGGTGCTGGCGCAGCCGCTGGCGCACGTGCAGGGCGAGCCCGCCGGGCACCGGCACGTGCCGCAGCGCCTGCTCGGCGTGCGCGTCCAGGTGCTGCAGCAGCGCGGGGTCCGCGGAGAGCAGGGGCGCATCCAGGTCCGCCGCCGAGAGCGCGAAGGCGTTGGCCTCGGCCCCGAAGGAGAGCGCGGAGGTGCCCAGCGCCTCGGCGAGCCCCGCGAGCAGCCCGGGCTCGCGCGGCGCCGGGTGCGCGAGCCACACGCGCACCGGGCGCAGCGGCCGGCCGATGGCGCGCGCCGTCTCGCCCAGCAGCGCCGCCATCCAGAACTCGTTCGCGTGGCGCCCGAGGCCACCGGGCAGGCCGGGAACCTCCTGGGAGAGCCGCCCCTCCTGGCCCTCCTCCACGTAGGTGAAGCGCACCACGTCGTCGAGCAGCCGCCCGTAGCGCGCGAGCCGCGCGAACGCGTCGCGCACCCGCGGGGCGTTGCGCGTGGCGAACTCCACCAGCCCCCAGGCGCCGCGCGGGAAGAGGGGCGCGGTGTGCACGCCCAGCAGCGGGTCGCCCACGGCGCGCTCCGCGGCGACGAGGAAGGCGCGCAGCTGGGAGATGGACACGAACACGTCCGGTGCCATCTCGGCGTCCGCGCCCAGGCCGAACTCGCGCACGAGCGCGTCCGCGTCCCCGCCCCGCGCGCGCACCGCCGCGAGGAAGGGCCGCACCAGCTGCGTGCGCAGGAAGACGTCGCTGCCCGTTCGGTCCATGGCTCCAGGGCGCAGGATAGCGCCGCGTGCAGGTCCGTCAGCACCCATGCAGCGCTCGCCTACCTGGACGCCGGCAGGCCGACATGCACTGAAGTCCAGGTGCGCCCTGCGCGCCGACCCGCCTCCGCGGCCCTCAGCGCGTGCCGGCCGACGGCGCCTCGGCGCGGGGGGCCGCGTGGTCCGCGGGCGAGAGGAAGCTCAGCACCGCGAGGACGAGGCCCGCGAGCAGCAGGGTCACCAGGAAGGCGAGGCGCACCGTGGTGCCCGTCGTCCACTCCGAGCGGTGGCCCCGCCCGTGGCACAACTTGTACTTCCTCCCGCTCCCACAGGGGCAGGGGGCATTGCGAGACACCTTCATGGCTCCTCCTCGCGCATCCGCCGGCAAGTATGCCACGCGCGCCTCAGGGAAGGACCTGCGCGCGCTCCGCCTGCGGCAGCAGCAGCCGCAGGCTCTCCTTCACCAGCTCGCCCATGGTGGCGCACTCGAGGAAGCCCGGGTGCGCGTAGTGCCGCGCGAGCGCCTCGCGCAGCACCCGCAGCTTCTCCGGCGGCGCGAGCTGCTCCTGGGAGAGCACGCGCAGCAGCGCGCCCAGCCGGCGGCGCGACGCGCTCGCGCGCCGGCCCATCAGCGCGCGCTCCTCCTGCTGGTACTGCAGCGCCGTCTCGCGGTTGAGCAGCTGCATGCCCAGCTGCACGTAGGGCGCGTTCTCGGCGAAGAGGTGCGGCAGGTACACGTGCTTCGCGCCCTCGTAGCTCTGCTGGTCGAAGTCGATGGCGCGGATGCGGAACTGGGTGCCGTCGAAGTCGCCCGTCGCCACCACCACGAAGTTGTAGGCGCGCATGTCCCCGAGCAGCCGCACGAAGCAGCGCTCGTTGAACTTCACGAACTCCTTGGCGATGCGGGTTCCCTTGTAGCGGTGCAGGTGGCCGTGGGCGAAGACGTCGCCCGGGATGCCGGTGATGTGCTCCTCCACCAGCGTGTGCTCGTCCACCAGGTAGCTGATGCGGTTGGGGCTGAGCACGTCCTCCAGCTCGAGCCCGTAGACGCGGCTCGCGTCCGGCACCTTCACGTAGAAGTAGTCGTGGTTGTCGTTGTAGCGGTTGACGATCTTCACCCGGAAGGGGCGCGAGTTTCCGAAGCTGCAGTAGTCCACCCGCTCCACCTGCAGGTGCTGCATCACCTCGAAGTTGCCCGCCGTCTTGAGCCAGGCGTACACGCGCTTGAGCTGTGCGAAGAGCTCGTCGCGCTCGGCGCTCGGGTAGAGCACGCTCTCCCAGAGCGTCTCGCGGTCCTCGCCGTCGCGCAGCGGCACCGAGCCCTCGTAGCGCAGCAGGTCCGCGTAGCGCAGCGGCGCGGGAAGGAAGCGCCCGCCCTGGCGCAGGTACTCGAGCAGCGCGGGGCCGAGCGGGTAGTACTGCTTCTTCTGGAGGATGAAGGCGCTCATCGCAAGGGCCCTCTCAGCCTAGCGACGCGCCGGGGGCTGGGGCGAGCCCTCGTGGGGGAATCGGCCGCGGAGCGTCGCACGCGCGTGCCATCGAGCGGGGCGTGCCCGGCCACTACTGTGACTCGGAGAGAGGAGACGGCGCCATGGGAGCGAAGCTCGCAGCGTACTTCGTGAAGGCTGAGCAGCTGGGAGGCGTGCTGGGCAAGGTACGGCTCTCGGGGCTCACGCGCATGACGACCACGCAGGCGCTCAACGTGGACGACACGCCGGAGCTGGTGGCGCTGTTCGAGAAGTCGCTGGATGCGCTGCGCTCCGACTCGCGCGGCGCGGGGCCGGCTGCGGCGGCGCCGAGCAGCAGCCGCGCTCCCGCGATGGGGCAGGCCTCGGCGGACGCCGCCACGCTGCGCCGGCACATCGGCGTGTACCTGGACCTGATGACCCAGCGCGCGCTGCTGCAGGGGGACCTGCGCGAGACCGCGCGCCGGGTGGACGAGGCCGCGAGCCAGGCGCTGGACGTGGAGCGCGTGAGCGTGTGGCTGCTGGACGACGCGCGCACGCGCATCGAGTCCATCGACCTCTTCGAGCGCGCCGGGCACAAGCACTCGAGCGGCGTGCAGCTGTCCCAGGCGGACTTCCCCGCGTACTTCGCCGCGCTGGCCACCGAGCGCACCATCGCCGCGCACGACGCGCACACCGACCCGCGCACGCAGGCCTTCTCCAAGGGCTACCTCACCCCGCTGGGCATCGGCGCGCTGCTGGACGTGCCCATCTGGGTGGAGGGGCGGATGATCGGCGTGGTCTGCCACGAGCACGTGGGCCGCGCGCGGACGTGGAACGCGGACGAGGAGCAGTTCGCCTACCTCATGAGCGCCTTCGTGGCGCTCACGGCCGAACGCGTGGCGCGCCGCTAGTGGCCCGCGCACGCTGCGCGCTGGCGTAGCATCCGGGAGCGCCGCGCGAGGAGCGTCCCGCGCGCGCACCGGGAGGGTGGATGGACCGTCGTTCCTTCATGTACGCCGCGCTGGCGGTGACCGCAGCGCCCAGCGCCCTGGCGCAGTCTCATGCAGCCCCTGCCGCGCGCCCCGCCGCGCCGGAGTTCCCGCCGGTGGACGCGCGCACCGTCTGGCTCGTGGGAGATGGTCCGCCCGGCGACCCCACGGCGTTCGCGCCGCGACTCGCCGCGCTCGTGCAGGCGCACCAGGGCCCGGCGCGCGACACCTACCTGGGCGGAGGCGCCGTCGCCGAGCTGGAGGCCGCCTTCGCTGCGCTGTTGGGCAAGGAGGACGCGGCCTTCTTCCCCACCGGCACGCTGGCGAACAACGTGGCGCTGCGCATGCTGTGCGGCGAGCACCCCCACGCGCTCGTGCAGCACGAGAGCCACCTCTACCGCGACGAGAGCGATACGCCCGCGCGGCTCGGGGGCATCACG
Protein-coding sequences here:
- a CDS encoding AraC family transcriptional regulator, which encodes MDRTGSDVFLRTQLVRPFLAAVRARGGDADALVREFGLGADAEMAPDVFVSISQLRAFLVAAERAVGDPLLGVHTAPLFPRGAWGLVEFATRNAPRVRDAFARLARYGRLLDDVVRFTYVEEGQEGRLSQEVPGLPGGLGRHANEFWMAALLGETARAIGRPLRPVRVWLAHPAPREPGLLAGLAEALGTSALSFGAEANAFALSAADLDAPLLSADPALLQHLDAHAEQALRHVPVPGGLALHVRQRLRQHLGQRLPGVAEVARALRMSPRTLQRRLADEGTSFQALVDAVREEQARLYVKESERALDEVAWLLGYSEKSTFLRAFRRWTGTTPGQYRQG
- a CDS encoding SEC-C metal-binding domain-containing protein produces the protein MKVSRNAPCPCGSGRKYKLCHGRGHRSEWTTGTTVRLAFLVTLLLAGLVLAVLSFLSPADHAAPRAEAPSAGTR
- a CDS encoding GAF domain-containing protein, with amino-acid sequence MGAKLAAYFVKAEQLGGVLGKVRLSGLTRMTTTQALNVDDTPELVALFEKSLDALRSDSRGAGPAAAAPSSSRAPAMGQASADAATLRRHIGVYLDLMTQRALLQGDLRETARRVDEAASQALDVERVSVWLLDDARTRIESIDLFERAGHKHSSGVQLSQADFPAYFAALATERTIAAHDAHTDPRTQAFSKGYLTPLGIGALLDVPIWVEGRMIGVVCHEHVGRARTWNADEEQFAYLMSAFVALTAERVARR